In Vanessa cardui chromosome 6, ilVanCard2.1, whole genome shotgun sequence, the following proteins share a genomic window:
- the LOC124530559 gene encoding uncharacterized protein LOC124530559, with translation MASQLATILLWLGGSAFGLRDIQLNVPEAVGVGASATLGCRWALDTGETLYTVKWYHGAQEFFRFVPKELPNTRVFSQTGISVDVSRSGAQQVVLRGASKSLSGRYRCEVSADAPFFHTVYKSAYMRVVELPEAMPLVHSQKSWYTVGDMLRANCTSPPAEPQANLTWLLNGYEVKGLDIPPPDMAFSRREPVISDASLEDVNRIIFSPWDAISGYEESATDVVDIPGDIEDSVASNSHKKYESTTRITPRLEQISSKNISIEEDKSNKSSSFSQLVIRVQTSHFHKGRMNVTCVARILSVWSASTALLLDEERPQIAPVMGSRDTNSGPRCSTSHVLALLNYLLFKHWAIR, from the exons ATGGCTTCTCAACTTGCCACGATATTATTGTGGCTTGGTGGAA GTGCCTTCGGTCTTCGAGATATTCAACTTAACGTACCAGAGGCGGTAGGGGTAGGTGCTAGCGCGACCCTCGGCTGCCGATGGGCGCTGGACACCGGCGAGACATTATACACGGTGAAATGGTACCATGGAGCGCAGGAATTTTTCCGATTCGTGCCGAAAGAATTGCCAAACACCCGTGTTTTTTCGCAAACAGGCATCAGCGTTGAT GTGTCACGCTCAGGCGCTCAGCAAGTTGTATTGCGCGGCGCATCAAAAAGCCTCAGCGGACGGTACAGATGCGAGGTGTCAGCCGATGCACCGTTTTTCCACACCGTGTACAAAAGTGCCTACATGCGTGTCgtag aaTTACCAGAGGCGATGCCTTTAGTGCACTCACAGAAGAGTTGGTACACTGTAGGCGACATGCTACGAGCTAACTGCACGTCGCCCCCTGCAGAGCCACAAGCAAACCTAACATGGCTTCTCAATGGATACGAG GTAAAAGGCCTCGATATTCCGCCCCCTGATATGGCTTTTTCTCGAAGAGAGCCTGTCATAAGCGATGCGTCACTAGAAGATGTGAATAGAATTATATTCAGTCCATGGGACGCAATATCTGGCTACGAGGAGTCTGCAACAGACGTTGTAGACATCCCGGGCGACATTGAAGATTCAGTTGCTTCAAACTCGCACAAGAAGTACGAGAGTACGACGCGAATAACGCCTCGACTAGAACAAATTTCAAGCAAAAATATTAGCATTGAAGAAGATAAATCTAATAAGTCTTCCTCCTTCAGTCAACTCGTTATACGAGTACAGACTTCGCATTTTCACAAG GGCCGGATGAATGTCACGTGCGTGGCGCGCATATTGTCAGTGTGGTCAGCGAGCACCGCACTTTTGCTAGACGAGGAGCGACCCCAAATAGCTCCCGTCATGGGTAGTCGGGACACTAATTCGG GTCCACGCTGTTCCACATCACACGTCTTGGCGCTTTTAAACTATTTACTGTTTAAGCACTG ggCAATACGATGA